Proteins found in one Paralichthys olivaceus isolate ysfri-2021 chromosome 19, ASM2471397v2, whole genome shotgun sequence genomic segment:
- the mcm9 gene encoding DNA helicase MCM9 isoform X3, with translation MLINSEQEALIGRVFETYLTEHHHGDILQLIADANQETHHPVVVNAMTLFESNMEVGDYFNAYPNDVLDIFDKVLQKTAMDLSQNASPKQYKGQRTKEQRMRRTLHARITGLPVCPELTRETIPRSRDIRHFLSVTGTIIRTSVAKVLEYERDYMCDKCRHVFSMQADFDQFYAFVPPVTCPNPDHCNSYKFSCLSGGSEPAACRDYQEIKIQEQVQRLSVGSIPRSMVVVLEDDLVDSCKSGDDVTVYGVMCQRWKPFYEGTRSDVEMVLKANNIEVNNQQTAAALLMKDAQQEFAVFWDNYKHNPIAGRNQILLSLCPQVFGMYVIKLAVAMVLAGGVQRIDSSGTKIRGECHMLLVGDPGTGKSQFLKYAAKILPRSVLTAGIGSTSAGLTVAAVKDGGDWHLEAGALVLSDGGLCCIDEFNSIKEHDRISIHEAMEQQSISVAKAGMVCKLNTRCTILAATNPKGQYNPNEPLSVNVALASPLLSRFDLVLVLLDTRNAEWDHIISSFILEDRGLAAESSSLWPMDKIKAYFCAIKRLQPQVSDEANSILTRYYQLQRQSDGRNAARTTIRMLESLSRLAEAHARLMYREIVTIEDAVMAVSVMECSMQGGALLGDVNALLTSFPVDPGQQYEAQCQVLLGGLNLPLLLQKEMDRLARLKSNSSDGSQFDSQTAHYQLHPRDTNTHNKTHVHDMTSVCKGDATVESGLDWFHSITSSVSLEDLTPPSMTSTQENLSRIPNSIGAKTTAAIKQPNCQTEEDFRKNIGSTLTREGSSSSEEENKKNEKNEYVKEKSSICKEIHQPERQKDDQHSKSLGCVFQKVTKNLRDRRLRELESNDLQCNKVEGGGHGDSVVFSAGTGKNVTHVLKATSDSHRSSIMSSGKTLLSNYLMHNSQSCVKQRRLLKEDKTNQTEDIFTAQREKISAEVDTTKDSNVSAEFQTEYNLGNRDLRDYTGSRIGKQLVMHDEPARPPTDTEKNERKKRQNQFQNLVQGRCSRKKVSSVSEVAECGSGDSTCFTSVELDRNIFSLGKEKSAQGKSVGRIKKSNDSENLCQQQRTRDNNSDKTTEDDFTGGPHLNATTQINDSAPYNPGHTKPTIAPSTLAKLSRFSFTCKTKPKITAHMQVEINPPTEVGNVLFKRKQGTESPTRTNCKAKQTEPAHAVKRVMNDDLENESTVNVKKRRCFKMGPRPSIHDSKGPFSRLSLFDSVECSNDVLDTDWDQEFSNGGKL, from the exons ATGTTGATAAACTCAGAACAGGAGGCCCTGATTGGGCGGGTGTTTGAAACCTATCTGACAGAGCATCATCATGGTGACATTCTTCAACTTATTGCAGATGCTAATCAAGAGACCCACCACCCTGTTGTTGTTAATGCAATGACATTGTTTGAAAGCAATATGGAG GTCGGGGACTATTTCAACGCGTATCCCAACGATGTCTTGGATATATTTGATAAAGTGTTACAGAAAACAGCCATGGACTTGTCACAGAATGCATCTCCCAAGCAATACAAAGGACAAAGAACAAAAGAGCAACGAATGAGACGCACTCTTCATGCTCGCATTACAG GTTTACCAGTTTGTCCAGAACTAACCAGAGAGACCATTCCCAGGTCAAGAGACATAAGGCATTTTTTGTCTGTCACTGGTACTATCATACGTACCAGTGTTGCAAAG GTTCTGGAATACGAGCGTGATTACATGTGCGACAAGTGTCGTCATGTTTTCTCGATGCAGGCCGATTTTGACCAGTTCTATGCATTTGTCCCACCTGTGACCTGCCCTAATCCTGATCACTGTAATTCATACAAGTTCAGCTGTCTGTCAGGAGGATCTGAGCCTGCAGCCTGTAGAGACTATCAGGAGATCAAGATACAAGAACAA GTGCAGAGGCTATCAGTGGGCAGTATTCCTCGGTCTATGGTGGTGGTTCTTGAGGATGACCTGGTTGACAGTTGTAAATCTG GAGATGACGTGACCGTCTATGGGGTTATGTGCCAGCGCTGGAAGCCCTTTTATGAGGGCACTCGGAGTGATGTGGAGATGGTCCTCAAAGCTAACAATATAGAAGTAAACAACCAGCAGACTGCCGCTGCACTGCTCATGAAGGATGCTCAGCAAGAGTTTGCTGTTTTCTGGGATAATTACAAACATAACCCCATAGCTg GTAGGAACCAGATCTTGTTGAGCCTGTGCCCACAGGTATTTGGCATGTATGTGATTAAACTGGCAGTGGCCATGGTGTTGGCTGGTGGAGTGCAGAGGATAGATTCTTCTGGGACCAAGATCAGGG GTGAGTGTCATATGCTGCTGGTTGGTGACCCAGGCACAGGGAAGTCTCAATTCTTGAAGTATGCTGCTAAGATCCTGCCTCGTTCTGTACTCACAGCTGGCATTGGATCAACAAGTGCAG GACTGACGGTTGCAGCGGTTAAAGATGGAGGCGATTGGCACCTGGAGGCAGGAGCTCTGGTCCTGTCAGATGGTGGCTTGTGCTGCATCGATGAATTCAACAGCATCAAGGAACATGACCGCATCAGCATTCATGAAGCTATGGAGCAACAGTCTATAAGTGTGGCCAAAGCTGG TATGGTTTGTAAGCTGAACACTCGCTGCACCATCCTGGCAGCTACCAACCCTAAAGGCCAGTACAATCCCAACGAGCCACTGTCTGTGAATGTAGCTCTGGCCAGTCCTCTGCTGAGTCGTTTTGACCTGGTCCTTGTTCTGCTGGACACCAGAAATGCAGAGTGGGACCACATCATCTCCTCTTTTATTCTGGAGGACAGAG GACTGGCTGCTGAGTCTTCCAGTCTGTGGCCCATGGATAAAATTAAGGCTTACTTCTGTGCGATTAAACGCCTGCAGCCGCAGGTGTCTGACGAAGCCAACAGCATCCTGACACGCTATTaccagctgcagagacaaagtgATGGCCGCAATGCTGCTCGCACCACCATCCGTATGCTGGAGAGTCTAAGCCGACTAGCTGAAG CACATGCCAGGCTTATGTACAGAGAGATAGTGACCATAGAGGATGCTGTCATGGCTGTCTCTGTCATGGAGTGCTCAATGCAG GGCGGTGCTTTGCTTGGGGATGTAAATGCACTACTGACCTCATTCCCTGTGGACCCTGGTCAGCAGTATGAAGCTCAGTGTCAGGTACTACTGGGAGGGCTGAACCTGCCACTGCTCCTTCAGAAGGAGATGGATAGACTGGCCAG GCTAAAAAGCAACTCCTCAGATGGCTCCCAGTTTGATTCACAGACTGCTCATTACCAACTTCACCCCAGGGacacaaacacccacaacaaaacacacgtCCATGACATGACCAGTGTCTGCAAGGGGGATGCCACGGTGGAGAGTGGCTTGGACTGGTTCCACTCCATCACTTCATCAGTGTCACTAGAGGATCTGACCCCACCATCAATGACATCAACTCAAGAAAACCTGAGCAGAATTCCAAACTCCATTGGAGCAAAAACAACTGCTGCAATTAAACAACCAAATTGTCAAACTGAGGAGGACTTTCGAAAAAACATAGGCTCAACATTGACCCGTGAAGGAAGTTCCtcatcagaagaagaaaacaaaaaaaatgagaaaaatgaataCGTCAAAGAAAAAAGCTCCATTTGCAAAGAGATACATCAGcctgaaagacagaaagatgaCCAACATTCAAAGTCATTGGGGTGTGTGTTCCAAAAGGTCACTAAGAATCTGAGAGACAGAAGACTCAGAGAGCTAGAGTCAAATGATCTGCAGTGTAACAAAGTGGAAGGAGGGGGACATGGAGACAGTGTGGTGTTCTCAGCTGGTACAGGTAAAAATGTGACTCATGTTTTAAAAGCTACTTCAGATTCCCACAGAAGCAGCATAATGTCATCAGGTAAAACCCTCCTTTCTAATTACCTAATGCACAATAGTCAGTCCTGTGTCAAACAAAGGAGATTACTGAAAGAAGATAAAACAAATCAGACTGAGGACATCTTCACTGCCCAAAGGGAAAAGATTTCAGCTGAAGTTGACACAACTAAAGACTCAAATGTCAGTGCAGAGTTTCAAACGGAATATAACTTGGGCAACAGAGATCTCCGTGACTACACAGGCAGCAGAATAGGTAAACAATTAGTAATGCACGATGAGCCAGCCAGACCACctacagacacagagaagaatgaaagaaagaaaagacagaaccAGTTCCAAAATCTTGTGCAAGGTAGGTGCAGTAGAAAAAAGGTGAGCTCTGTCAGTGAAGTGGCTGAGTGTGGGTCTGGGGATAGTACTTGTTTCACATCAGTTGAGCTGGATCGGAATATTTTTTCTTTGGGAAAGGAAAAATCTGCTCAAGGCAAAAGTGTTGGTAGAATAAAGAAGAGTAATGATTCAGAAAATCTGTGTCAGCAGCAAAGAACCAGAGACAACAACAGTGATAAGACTACAGAAGATGATTTTACTGGCGGCCCCCATTTAAATGCAACCACTCAAATCAATGATTCAGCACCATATAATCCAGGCCACACAAAACCCACTATAGCCCCTTCAACTCTGGCTAAACTCTCAAGATTCTCTTTTACCTGCAAAACTAAACCCAAGATCACTGCTCACATGCAAGTGGAAATAAATCCTCCTACTGAAgtgggaaatgttttgtttaaaagaaaGCAAGGGACAGAGTCACCAACTAGAACAAATTGCAAAGCAAAGCAGACAGAGCCTGCACATGCTGTAAAGAGAGTGATGAATGATGATCTTGAGAATGAAAGCACCGTCAATGTGAAGAAGAGAAGGTGTTTTAAGATGGGCCCTCGACCAAGTATTCATGATTCTAAGGGTCCATTCTCTAGACTGTCCCTGTTTGACTCGGTTGAGTGCAGCAATGATGTCCTTGACACTGACTGGGACCAAGAGTTTTCAAATGGAGGCAAACTTTGA
- the mcm9 gene encoding DNA helicase MCM9 isoform X7, translating to MLINSEQEALIGRVFETYLTEHHHGDILQLIADANQETHHPVVVNAMTLFESNMEVGDYFNAYPNDVLDIFDKVLQKTAMDLSQNASPKQYKGQRTKEQRMRRTLHARITGLPVCPELTRETIPRSRDIRHFLSVTGTIIRTSVAKVLEYERDYMCDKCRHVFSMQADFDQFYAFVPPVTCPNPDHCNSYKFSCLSGGSEPAACRDYQEIKIQEQVQRLSVGSIPRSMVVVLEDDLVDSCKSGDDVTVYGVMCQRWKPFYEGTRSDVEMVLKANNIEVNNQQTAAALLMKDAQQEFAVFWDNYKHNPIAGECHMLLVGDPGTGKSQFLKYAAKILPRSVLTAGIGSTSAGLTVAAVKDGGDWHLEAGALVLSDGGLCCIDEFNSIKEHDRISIHEAMEQQSISVAKAGMVCKLNTRCTILAATNPKGQYNPNEPLSVNVALASPLLSRFDLVLVLLDTRNAEWDHIISSFILEDRGLAAESSSLWPMDKIKAYFCAIKRLQPQVSDEANSILTRYYQLQRQSDGRNAARTTIRMLESLSRLAEAHARLMYREIVTIEDAVMAVSVMECSMQGGALLGDVNALLTSFPVDPGQQYEAQCQVLLGGLNLPLLLQKEMDRLARLKSNSSDGSQFDSQTAHYQLHPRDTNTHNKTHVHDMTSVCKGDATVESGLDWFHSITSSVSLEDLTPPSMTSTQENLSRIPNSIGAKTTAAIKQPNCQTEEDFRKNIGSTLTREGSSSSEEENKKNEKNEYVKEKSSICKEIHQPERQKDDQHSKSLGCVFQKVTKNLRDRRLRELESNDLQCNKVEGGGHGDSVVFSAGTGKNVTHVLKATSDSHRSSIMSSGKTLLSNYLMHNSQSCVKQRRLLKEDKTNQTEDIFTAQREKISAEVDTTKDSNVSAEFQTEYNLGNRDLRDYTGSRIGKQLVMHDEPARPPTDTEKNERKKRQNQFQNLVQGRCSRKKVSSVSEVAECGSGDSTCFTSVELDRNIFSLGKEKSAQGKSVGRIKKSNDSENLCQQQRTRDNNSDKTTEDDFTGGPHLNATTQINDSAPYNPGHTKPTIAPSTLAKLSRFSFTCKTKPKITAHMQVEINPPTEVGNVLFKRKQGTESPTRTNCKAKQTEPAHAVKRVMNDDLENESTVNVKKRRCFKMGPRPSIHDSKGPFSRLSLFDSVECSNDVLDTDWDQEFSNGGKL from the exons ATGTTGATAAACTCAGAACAGGAGGCCCTGATTGGGCGGGTGTTTGAAACCTATCTGACAGAGCATCATCATGGTGACATTCTTCAACTTATTGCAGATGCTAATCAAGAGACCCACCACCCTGTTGTTGTTAATGCAATGACATTGTTTGAAAGCAATATGGAG GTCGGGGACTATTTCAACGCGTATCCCAACGATGTCTTGGATATATTTGATAAAGTGTTACAGAAAACAGCCATGGACTTGTCACAGAATGCATCTCCCAAGCAATACAAAGGACAAAGAACAAAAGAGCAACGAATGAGACGCACTCTTCATGCTCGCATTACAG GTTTACCAGTTTGTCCAGAACTAACCAGAGAGACCATTCCCAGGTCAAGAGACATAAGGCATTTTTTGTCTGTCACTGGTACTATCATACGTACCAGTGTTGCAAAG GTTCTGGAATACGAGCGTGATTACATGTGCGACAAGTGTCGTCATGTTTTCTCGATGCAGGCCGATTTTGACCAGTTCTATGCATTTGTCCCACCTGTGACCTGCCCTAATCCTGATCACTGTAATTCATACAAGTTCAGCTGTCTGTCAGGAGGATCTGAGCCTGCAGCCTGTAGAGACTATCAGGAGATCAAGATACAAGAACAA GTGCAGAGGCTATCAGTGGGCAGTATTCCTCGGTCTATGGTGGTGGTTCTTGAGGATGACCTGGTTGACAGTTGTAAATCTG GAGATGACGTGACCGTCTATGGGGTTATGTGCCAGCGCTGGAAGCCCTTTTATGAGGGCACTCGGAGTGATGTGGAGATGGTCCTCAAAGCTAACAATATAGAAGTAAACAACCAGCAGACTGCCGCTGCACTGCTCATGAAGGATGCTCAGCAAGAGTTTGCTGTTTTCTGGGATAATTACAAACATAACCCCATAGCTg GTGAGTGTCATATGCTGCTGGTTGGTGACCCAGGCACAGGGAAGTCTCAATTCTTGAAGTATGCTGCTAAGATCCTGCCTCGTTCTGTACTCACAGCTGGCATTGGATCAACAAGTGCAG GACTGACGGTTGCAGCGGTTAAAGATGGAGGCGATTGGCACCTGGAGGCAGGAGCTCTGGTCCTGTCAGATGGTGGCTTGTGCTGCATCGATGAATTCAACAGCATCAAGGAACATGACCGCATCAGCATTCATGAAGCTATGGAGCAACAGTCTATAAGTGTGGCCAAAGCTGG TATGGTTTGTAAGCTGAACACTCGCTGCACCATCCTGGCAGCTACCAACCCTAAAGGCCAGTACAATCCCAACGAGCCACTGTCTGTGAATGTAGCTCTGGCCAGTCCTCTGCTGAGTCGTTTTGACCTGGTCCTTGTTCTGCTGGACACCAGAAATGCAGAGTGGGACCACATCATCTCCTCTTTTATTCTGGAGGACAGAG GACTGGCTGCTGAGTCTTCCAGTCTGTGGCCCATGGATAAAATTAAGGCTTACTTCTGTGCGATTAAACGCCTGCAGCCGCAGGTGTCTGACGAAGCCAACAGCATCCTGACACGCTATTaccagctgcagagacaaagtgATGGCCGCAATGCTGCTCGCACCACCATCCGTATGCTGGAGAGTCTAAGCCGACTAGCTGAAG CACATGCCAGGCTTATGTACAGAGAGATAGTGACCATAGAGGATGCTGTCATGGCTGTCTCTGTCATGGAGTGCTCAATGCAG GGCGGTGCTTTGCTTGGGGATGTAAATGCACTACTGACCTCATTCCCTGTGGACCCTGGTCAGCAGTATGAAGCTCAGTGTCAGGTACTACTGGGAGGGCTGAACCTGCCACTGCTCCTTCAGAAGGAGATGGATAGACTGGCCAG GCTAAAAAGCAACTCCTCAGATGGCTCCCAGTTTGATTCACAGACTGCTCATTACCAACTTCACCCCAGGGacacaaacacccacaacaaaacacacgtCCATGACATGACCAGTGTCTGCAAGGGGGATGCCACGGTGGAGAGTGGCTTGGACTGGTTCCACTCCATCACTTCATCAGTGTCACTAGAGGATCTGACCCCACCATCAATGACATCAACTCAAGAAAACCTGAGCAGAATTCCAAACTCCATTGGAGCAAAAACAACTGCTGCAATTAAACAACCAAATTGTCAAACTGAGGAGGACTTTCGAAAAAACATAGGCTCAACATTGACCCGTGAAGGAAGTTCCtcatcagaagaagaaaacaaaaaaaatgagaaaaatgaataCGTCAAAGAAAAAAGCTCCATTTGCAAAGAGATACATCAGcctgaaagacagaaagatgaCCAACATTCAAAGTCATTGGGGTGTGTGTTCCAAAAGGTCACTAAGAATCTGAGAGACAGAAGACTCAGAGAGCTAGAGTCAAATGATCTGCAGTGTAACAAAGTGGAAGGAGGGGGACATGGAGACAGTGTGGTGTTCTCAGCTGGTACAGGTAAAAATGTGACTCATGTTTTAAAAGCTACTTCAGATTCCCACAGAAGCAGCATAATGTCATCAGGTAAAACCCTCCTTTCTAATTACCTAATGCACAATAGTCAGTCCTGTGTCAAACAAAGGAGATTACTGAAAGAAGATAAAACAAATCAGACTGAGGACATCTTCACTGCCCAAAGGGAAAAGATTTCAGCTGAAGTTGACACAACTAAAGACTCAAATGTCAGTGCAGAGTTTCAAACGGAATATAACTTGGGCAACAGAGATCTCCGTGACTACACAGGCAGCAGAATAGGTAAACAATTAGTAATGCACGATGAGCCAGCCAGACCACctacagacacagagaagaatgaaagaaagaaaagacagaaccAGTTCCAAAATCTTGTGCAAGGTAGGTGCAGTAGAAAAAAGGTGAGCTCTGTCAGTGAAGTGGCTGAGTGTGGGTCTGGGGATAGTACTTGTTTCACATCAGTTGAGCTGGATCGGAATATTTTTTCTTTGGGAAAGGAAAAATCTGCTCAAGGCAAAAGTGTTGGTAGAATAAAGAAGAGTAATGATTCAGAAAATCTGTGTCAGCAGCAAAGAACCAGAGACAACAACAGTGATAAGACTACAGAAGATGATTTTACTGGCGGCCCCCATTTAAATGCAACCACTCAAATCAATGATTCAGCACCATATAATCCAGGCCACACAAAACCCACTATAGCCCCTTCAACTCTGGCTAAACTCTCAAGATTCTCTTTTACCTGCAAAACTAAACCCAAGATCACTGCTCACATGCAAGTGGAAATAAATCCTCCTACTGAAgtgggaaatgttttgtttaaaagaaaGCAAGGGACAGAGTCACCAACTAGAACAAATTGCAAAGCAAAGCAGACAGAGCCTGCACATGCTGTAAAGAGAGTGATGAATGATGATCTTGAGAATGAAAGCACCGTCAATGTGAAGAAGAGAAGGTGTTTTAAGATGGGCCCTCGACCAAGTATTCATGATTCTAAGGGTCCATTCTCTAGACTGTCCCTGTTTGACTCGGTTGAGTGCAGCAATGATGTCCTTGACACTGACTGGGACCAAGAGTTTTCAAATGGAGGCAAACTTTGA